In Pueribacillus theae, the following proteins share a genomic window:
- a CDS encoding TVP38/TMEM64 family protein produces the protein MDLEFLRHALTEENIKEFLEQYRALGPLPGIFLPFLEAFMPFLPLFIFVAGNAFVYGLWLGFLYSWVGTSIGTVLVFFVIRRFARHRILRFISKLKKVQQTMHWFERRGFGVVFLIFCFPFTPSSLVTVVVGLSQMNAISFMLAAFLGKMVMIFIVSFIGHDFFDLLKDPVQLILVSALTFILWLGGKYLEMKLKQKTIQKNKKEIE, from the coding sequence ATGGACCTTGAGTTTTTGAGACATGCATTGACAGAAGAAAATATTAAAGAATTTCTTGAACAATATCGAGCGCTAGGGCCGCTTCCAGGTATTTTTCTGCCTTTTTTGGAAGCTTTCATGCCATTTTTGCCGTTATTTATTTTTGTTGCAGGCAATGCTTTCGTTTACGGCCTTTGGCTTGGTTTTCTTTATTCTTGGGTAGGTACAAGCATTGGAACTGTTCTCGTTTTTTTTGTTATTCGAAGGTTTGCGAGGCATCGAATTCTTCGATTCATTTCGAAATTGAAAAAAGTCCAGCAAACAATGCATTGGTTTGAGCGAAGAGGCTTTGGTGTCGTGTTTTTGATTTTTTGTTTTCCTTTTACCCCCTCATCGTTAGTTACTGTTGTTGTGGGGCTTTCCCAAATGAATGCGATCAGTTTTATGCTTGCAGCTTTTTTAGGGAAAATGGTGATGATCTTTATCGTTTCTTTTATTGGCCACGATTTTTTTGATTTGCTTAAAGATCCCGTTCAGCTTATCCTTGTTTCTGCTCTTACATTTATTTTATGGCTGGGCGGAAAGTATTTGGAAATGAAGTTGAAACAGAAAACAATTCAGAAGAACAAAAAAGAAATAGAATAG
- the tenA gene encoding thiaminase II encodes MRFTEELRQATKDSWEQSLNHPFVLGIVNGDLPLETFKYYILQDIYYLKHFGKVHAMAAAQADDFQVSAMLAEKAKLTAQAELTVHQEHANLLNITDEEMKNFKPAPTAYAYTSHLYRAALSGSLAQTVAAMLPCYWLYADIGKKNMNAKPNEQIYQNWLHTYASDWFQTSTEEQIDLMDQLAQDASGKEKEKIKEQFVIAKEYELAFWEMAYTKETWLSKKQSKQSTLK; translated from the coding sequence ATGCGTTTTACAGAGGAACTGCGACAAGCGACAAAGGATAGTTGGGAGCAAAGTTTGAATCACCCGTTCGTCTTAGGGATTGTGAACGGTGACTTGCCGTTGGAAACGTTTAAATATTATATTCTCCAAGACATTTACTACTTGAAGCATTTTGGAAAGGTCCATGCCATGGCTGCCGCACAAGCAGATGACTTCCAAGTTTCCGCCATGCTGGCTGAAAAAGCGAAGCTTACCGCCCAAGCGGAACTAACCGTCCATCAGGAACATGCGAATCTGTTAAACATTACTGACGAAGAGATGAAGAATTTTAAACCCGCCCCTACCGCTTATGCTTACACATCACATCTGTACCGTGCGGCTCTCTCCGGCAGTTTGGCACAAACGGTCGCTGCGATGCTTCCATGCTATTGGTTATATGCTGATATTGGCAAAAAGAACATGAACGCGAAACCGAACGAACAAATTTACCAAAATTGGCTCCATACTTATGCAAGCGACTGGTTCCAAACATCGACCGAAGAGCAAATCGATCTGATGGACCAACTTGCACAGGATGCAAGCGGAAAAGAAAAGGAAAAGATCAAAGAACAGTTTGTCATCGCCAAAGAATATGAACTTGCATTTTGGGAAATGGCTTACACGAAAGAAACTTGGCTATCAAAAAAACAAAGCAAGCAATCCACTCTAAAATAA